One window from the genome of Candidatus Methylomirabilota bacterium encodes:
- the uvrC gene encoding excinuclease ABC subunit UvrC has product MTLQEKLEQVPDRPGVYLYKDAKNQIIYVGKAASLRSRVRSYFQDSRVRDPKTDALVAQIRDLDLIVTANELEAMILESNLVKKHRPRYNIILRDDKHYPFLKLTTSEPFPRLVVARRVQQDGDVYFGPFYPATAMRETLRLVRQLFPLRTCRIKIDGTLPRPCIQFFIHRCNAPCTGAETAEGYARTVAQVQRFLEGKDDDLVKELTRQMEAAAAETRFEQAAVLRDRIQALNTVRERQKIISTEETDQDIIGLVRQGPDACIQLFFIRRGRLLGRESFFFDRLVGEGDGDVLSAFVRQFYARSVVPAPELLLSTEIAEAPLVLEWLRQRRGGRVELHAPQRGRRRELVEMAEENAALALQSHLLSRTDRHQAVREELQRALGLADPPDRIECFDISTIQGSDTVASMVVWQGGEMKKDDYKRYKIRTVTGTDDFASMQEVLTRRYSKALEGEGPLPDLILLDGGRGQLNAGIKVLEDLGLDYVPIASLAKRAEEVYTPERLTPLVLDMGSPALMALQKIRDEAHRFAITYHKKVRARRTISSELDRIPGVGPRVRTALLRTLGSARGVRAATVAELAAVPKVTPKLAQRIYDHFHPPAPAPEPAAPAEG; this is encoded by the coding sequence GTGACGCTTCAGGAGAAGCTCGAGCAGGTTCCCGACCGCCCCGGCGTCTACCTTTACAAGGACGCCAAGAACCAGATCATCTACGTGGGCAAGGCGGCCTCGCTGCGCAGCCGCGTCCGCTCGTACTTCCAGGACTCGCGGGTCCGCGACCCCAAGACCGACGCGCTGGTCGCCCAGATCCGCGACCTCGATCTCATCGTGACCGCTAACGAGCTCGAGGCGATGATCCTCGAGTCGAACCTCGTCAAGAAGCACCGGCCCCGCTACAACATCATCCTGCGCGACGACAAGCACTACCCCTTCCTCAAGCTGACCACCTCCGAGCCGTTTCCGAGGTTGGTGGTCGCGAGGCGCGTGCAGCAGGACGGCGACGTCTACTTCGGGCCGTTCTATCCCGCCACCGCGATGCGCGAGACGCTTCGCCTCGTGCGCCAGCTCTTCCCGCTCCGCACGTGCCGCATCAAGATCGACGGCACCCTGCCGCGGCCGTGCATCCAGTTCTTCATCCACCGGTGCAACGCGCCGTGCACCGGCGCGGAGACCGCCGAGGGCTACGCCCGGACGGTGGCCCAGGTGCAGCGCTTCCTCGAGGGGAAGGACGACGACCTCGTCAAGGAGCTCACGCGGCAGATGGAGGCGGCGGCCGCGGAGACGCGCTTCGAGCAGGCGGCGGTGCTGCGCGACCGCATCCAGGCCCTCAACACGGTGCGCGAGCGCCAGAAGATCATCTCCACCGAAGAGACCGACCAGGACATCATCGGATTGGTCCGCCAGGGCCCGGACGCGTGTATCCAACTATTCTTCATTCGGAGGGGCCGCCTGCTCGGACGCGAGTCCTTCTTCTTCGACCGGCTGGTCGGCGAGGGCGACGGGGACGTGCTCTCCGCGTTCGTGCGCCAGTTCTACGCGCGCAGCGTGGTGCCGGCGCCCGAGCTGCTCCTGTCCACCGAGATCGCCGAGGCCCCCCTCGTCCTCGAGTGGCTGCGCCAGCGTCGCGGCGGACGCGTGGAGCTCCACGCCCCACAGCGGGGCCGCCGCCGCGAGCTCGTCGAGATGGCCGAGGAGAACGCGGCCCTCGCGCTGCAGAGCCACCTCCTCTCGCGCACGGACCGCCACCAGGCAGTGCGCGAGGAGCTGCAACGGGCGCTCGGGCTCGCCGACCCGCCCGACCGCATCGAGTGCTTCGACATCTCCACGATCCAGGGTTCGGACACGGTGGCCTCGATGGTGGTCTGGCAGGGTGGTGAGATGAAGAAGGACGACTACAAGCGCTACAAGATCCGCACCGTCACGGGGACGGACGACTTCGCCTCGATGCAGGAGGTGCTGACCCGCCGCTACTCGAAGGCCCTGGAAGGGGAGGGGCCGCTGCCCGATCTCATCCTCCTCGACGGGGGCCGTGGCCAGCTCAACGCGGGAATCAAGGTGCTGGAGGATCTCGGGCTCGACTATGTGCCCATCGCGTCCCTGGCCAAGCGCGCCGAGGAGGTCTACACGCCGGAGCGGTTGACGCCGCTGGTGCTCGACATGGGCTCGCCCGCCCTCATGGCGCTCCAGAAGATCCGCGACGAGGCGCACCGCTTCGCGATCACGTACCACAAGAAGGTGCGGGCGCGGCGCACGATCAGCTCGGAGCTCGACCGGATACCCGGCGTGGGACCGCGGGTGCGCACCGCGCTGCTGCGGACGCTGGGCTCCGCGCGTGGGGTGCGGGCGGCCACCGTGGCCGAGCTCGCCGCCGTGCCAAAGGTGACGCCCAAGCTGGCCCAGCGCATCTATGATCATTTCCACCCGCCCGCGCCGGCTCCGGAACCGGCGGCGCCGGCGGAGGGTTAA
- the uvrB gene encoding excinuclease ABC subunit UvrB, giving the protein MTPLFTLSSDYSPAGDQPRAIDRLSELVTGGGSHNVLLGITGSGKTFTLANVISRLQRPALVISPNKTLAAQLYGEFKSFFPESAVEYFVSYYDYYQPEAYIPQSDTYIEKDALINDEIDRMRHSATTALFERRDVVIVASVSCIYGIGEPETYRGMHVGVETGQVVSRDALVRDLVAIQYERNDYDFRRGTFRVRGDVVEVFPAAAESEALRIELFGDSVDRIVTLDPLKGATTGVVPAARIYPASHYVTPADQIERAIGNVHEELRERLTFFRARNRLLEAQRLEQRTLFDVEMLREIGYCHGIENYSRHLAGRKPGQSPATLMNYLPKDALVIIDESHVTVPQIRGMYGGDRSRKEALVEYGFRLPSAFDNRPLTFDEFRAVTGQVLYVSATPGEYELERAGGVREAPGRPHVGGAVAEQIIRPTGLMDPRIIVRPASIQVDDLMAEVRTRAERDERVLITTLTKRMAEDLTEYYQQNGLRVRYLHSDIDTLDRVAVIRDLRLGKFDALIGINLLREGLDLPEVSLVGILDADKEGYLRSATSLIQTAGRAARHVNGEVLMYADRVTGSMQEAITETERRRAAQAAYNAEHGITPETVRKSIRELLETVSERDYYTVPVPQTVEAAPESAEALAARIAELETAMKEAARRLDFERAAELRDQVKALRRVELGVR; this is encoded by the coding sequence CTGACGCCGTTGTTCACGCTGTCGTCGGATTACTCGCCCGCGGGCGACCAGCCGCGCGCGATCGACCGGCTCTCCGAGCTCGTCACGGGGGGCGGCTCCCACAATGTGCTCCTAGGCATCACGGGGAGTGGGAAGACCTTCACGCTCGCCAACGTGATCAGCCGGCTCCAGCGCCCCGCTCTCGTCATCTCGCCGAACAAGACGCTCGCCGCCCAGCTCTACGGCGAGTTCAAGTCCTTCTTCCCCGAGTCGGCCGTCGAGTACTTCGTGTCCTACTACGACTACTACCAGCCCGAGGCCTACATCCCGCAGTCGGACACCTACATCGAGAAAGATGCCCTCATCAACGACGAGATCGACCGGATGCGCCATTCCGCCACCACCGCGCTCTTCGAGCGGCGGGACGTGGTCATCGTGGCGTCGGTCTCGTGCATCTACGGCATCGGCGAGCCCGAGACGTACCGCGGCATGCACGTGGGCGTTGAGACGGGGCAGGTGGTGAGCCGGGACGCGCTGGTGCGCGACCTCGTGGCCATCCAGTACGAGCGCAACGACTACGACTTCCGGCGGGGCACCTTCCGGGTGCGGGGCGACGTCGTCGAGGTGTTCCCCGCCGCCGCGGAGTCCGAGGCCCTCCGGATCGAGCTCTTCGGCGACAGCGTGGACCGCATCGTGACGCTGGATCCGCTGAAGGGCGCCACCACCGGGGTGGTGCCGGCGGCGCGCATCTATCCCGCGAGCCACTACGTGACGCCCGCCGACCAGATCGAGCGCGCCATCGGCAATGTGCACGAGGAGCTGCGCGAGCGTCTGACCTTCTTCCGCGCCCGGAACCGTCTCCTCGAGGCGCAGCGGCTCGAGCAGCGGACGCTCTTCGACGTGGAGATGCTGCGCGAGATCGGCTACTGCCACGGCATCGAGAACTACTCGCGCCACCTCGCGGGCCGCAAGCCGGGCCAGAGCCCGGCGACGCTGATGAACTACCTCCCCAAGGACGCGCTCGTCATCATCGACGAGTCCCACGTCACGGTGCCCCAGATCCGCGGCATGTACGGCGGGGACCGGTCCCGGAAGGAGGCGCTGGTCGAGTACGGCTTCCGGCTACCCTCGGCCTTCGACAATCGCCCGCTCACCTTCGACGAGTTCCGGGCGGTGACCGGGCAGGTCCTCTACGTGTCCGCGACGCCCGGCGAGTACGAGCTCGAGCGCGCGGGCGGGGTACGGGAGGCGCCCGGGCGGCCCCACGTGGGCGGGGCGGTGGCCGAGCAGATCATCCGCCCCACCGGGCTCATGGATCCCCGCATCATCGTTCGGCCTGCCTCGATCCAGGTGGACGATCTCATGGCCGAGGTGCGCACGCGGGCGGAGCGCGACGAGCGGGTGCTGATCACCACCCTCACCAAGCGCATGGCCGAGGACCTCACCGAGTACTACCAGCAGAACGGGCTCCGCGTGCGCTACCTGCACTCCGACATCGACACCCTCGACCGGGTGGCGGTGATCCGCGACCTCCGCCTCGGCAAGTTCGATGCGCTCATCGGCATCAACCTCCTGCGCGAAGGGCTGGACTTGCCCGAGGTCTCCTTGGTAGGCATCCTCGATGCCGACAAGGAGGGGTACCTCCGCTCGGCCACCTCGTTGATCCAGACGGCAGGCCGCGCCGCCCGCCACGTCAACGGCGAGGTGCTGATGTACGCGGACCGGGTCACGGGGTCGATGCAGGAGGCGATCACGGAGACGGAGCGGCGGCGCGCCGCCCAGGCCGCCTACAACGCCGAACACGGGATCACGCCCGAGACGGTACGGAAGTCGATTCGCGAGCTGCTGGAGACGGTGTCCGAGCGCGACTACTACACGGTGCCGGTGCCCCAGACGGTCGAGGCGGCACCCGAGAGCGCCGAGGCGCTGGCCGCGCGCATCGCCGAGCTCGAGACCGCCATGAAGGAGGCGGCGCGACGGCTCGACTTCGAGCGGGCGGCCGAGCTGCGGGATCAGGTGAAGGCGCTGCGCCGGGTCGAGCTGGGCGTCCGTTGA
- a CDS encoding HNH endonuclease, with protein MDDLAVLVLNYTYEPLHFTNAKRAITLLLSGKAESVEASPRVVRSPSRAYPLPAVIRLAAYIRKPFLERVAFNKKNILRRDGYICQYCARRGEKLTVDHIMPRSRGGQTTWTNVVAACLRCNLFKGNRTLEEARLRLIREPIHPQFLFSVHLLRHPHASSFLDSWRKYLVAVPSSF; from the coding sequence ATGGATGATCTCGCGGTACTGGTGCTGAACTACACCTACGAGCCGCTGCATTTCACCAACGCCAAGCGGGCGATCACCCTTCTCCTGAGCGGCAAGGCCGAGAGCGTCGAGGCCTCGCCGCGCGTGGTGCGGTCCCCCTCGCGGGCCTACCCGCTCCCCGCGGTCATTCGTCTCGCCGCCTACATCCGGAAGCCCTTCCTGGAGCGGGTGGCCTTCAACAAGAAGAACATCCTCCGTCGCGACGGCTACATCTGCCAGTATTGCGCGCGCCGGGGCGAGAAGCTGACGGTGGATCACATCATGCCGCGGTCGCGGGGTGGGCAGACTACCTGGACCAACGTGGTGGCGGCATGCCTCCGGTGCAATCTCTTCAAGGGCAACCGGACCCTCGAGGAAGCCCGATTGCGGCTGATCCGGGAGCCCATCCACCCGCAGTTCCTCTTCTCCGTCCACCTTCTCCGGCACCCCCACGCTTCGTCCTTCCTCGACTCCTGGCGGAAGTACCTCGTCGCGGTGCCGTCGAGCTTCTGA
- a CDS encoding proline racemase family protein, which yields MTARRELTVLDYHTEGEPMRIVVGGAPPVPGATLMARSEWLAEHGRDLMGFILYEPRGHAAMCAAILTEPVDPSAHVGVLFIEPLGPVHMCGHGTIAIATMLAETGRVPVAGSETAVTLETPAGLVTAWVRREAGETLSVSFQNVPAFSVLLDAEVNVPGLGRVPFDLAYGGHFYAMVPAGTLGLTLEPAAGPRLIEVGERIRARIEAEVPLVHPEMPDARGLLYIQFFEPGRRPEARLRNAVVVAPAGLDRSPCGTGTSARLANLHARGALGVGEPFGHESIIGTLFTGRIAALTTVGGKPAIVPEITGRAWAMGRATLLLDPRDPFPGGFLL from the coding sequence ATGACCGCGCGCCGCGAGCTGACCGTGCTCGACTATCACACCGAGGGCGAGCCCATGCGTATCGTGGTGGGCGGCGCGCCGCCCGTGCCGGGTGCCACCCTGATGGCGCGCAGCGAGTGGCTCGCCGAGCACGGCCGGGACCTCATGGGCTTCATCCTGTACGAGCCGCGGGGCCACGCCGCGATGTGCGCGGCCATCCTCACCGAGCCGGTTGACCCCTCCGCGCACGTCGGAGTGCTCTTCATCGAGCCGCTGGGGCCCGTGCACATGTGCGGGCACGGGACCATCGCGATCGCGACCATGCTGGCAGAGACGGGCCGCGTCCCCGTCGCCGGGTCGGAGACGGCGGTCACGCTGGAGACGCCGGCCGGCCTCGTGACCGCATGGGTCCGACGGGAAGCCGGGGAGACGCTGTCCGTCTCCTTCCAGAACGTTCCCGCCTTCTCGGTGCTGCTGGACGCCGAGGTGAACGTCCCCGGGCTCGGTCGGGTCCCCTTCGACCTGGCGTACGGGGGGCACTTCTACGCGATGGTGCCCGCCGGGACGCTGGGGCTCACGCTCGAGCCCGCGGCGGGGCCTCGGCTCATCGAGGTCGGCGAGCGGATCCGCGCGCGCATCGAAGCCGAGGTGCCGCTGGTGCACCCGGAGATGCCGGACGCTCGCGGCCTGCTCTACATCCAGTTCTTCGAGCCCGGCCGCCGTCCGGAGGCTCGGCTGCGCAACGCGGTGGTCGTCGCGCCTGCGGGCCTCGATCGCTCGCCCTGCGGCACCGGCACCAGCGCGCGCCTGGCGAATCTCCATGCTCGCGGCGCGCTCGGTGTGGGGGAGCCCTTCGGGCACGAGTCCATCATCGGCACGCTCTTCACGGGCCGCATCGCCGCCCTCACCACCGTGGGCGGCAAACCTGCCATTGTTCCCGAGATTACCGGGCGGGCGTGGGCGATGGGACGGGCCACGCTGCTCCTCGACCCCCGGGATCCGTTCCCGGGCGGCTTCCTGCTGTAG
- a CDS encoding Ppx/GppA phosphatase family protein, which produces MRLATIDLGTNMVRLLVAEAAPGGWRPVERAQHVTRLGEGQAARGPLGAAPMARTRETVAAFVRRAEALGAARVRIAATSAVREATNRAAFVAELEAATGRVVEVLSGEDEARLTLLGVTRGLPGLRGSFVMLDIGGGSTELALARDGSLAAAVSLRLGVVSQAEGHPGDGRWDAAALTRLRGQIGARLRAEVPEAIVAAGAAHLVGTAGTVSTLAALDLGLVEYDVERVQGHRLTRAAIEAILARLAALTNAARGGLPCLEPGRADVIVPGIAICLGAMARIGFDVLTVSDHGLREGILCEILPHDSPP; this is translated from the coding sequence ATGCGCCTGGCCACGATCGATCTCGGCACCAACATGGTGCGCCTGCTCGTCGCCGAAGCCGCGCCCGGCGGCTGGCGGCCGGTGGAGCGGGCCCAGCACGTGACCCGGCTCGGCGAGGGCCAGGCGGCCCGAGGCCCACTCGGCGCGGCCCCCATGGCCCGGACGCGCGAGACCGTCGCCGCGTTCGTCCGCCGGGCCGAGGCGCTCGGCGCCGCGCGCGTGCGTATCGCCGCCACGAGCGCGGTGCGCGAGGCCACCAATCGGGCGGCCTTCGTCGCGGAGCTGGAGGCGGCGACGGGCCGGGTGGTGGAGGTCCTGTCCGGCGAGGACGAGGCACGGCTCACGCTCCTCGGCGTGACGCGTGGACTGCCCGGTCTCCGCGGCAGCTTCGTCATGCTGGACATTGGCGGGGGGAGCACCGAGCTCGCCCTGGCGCGGGACGGGTCCCTCGCGGCCGCGGTGAGCCTCCGGCTCGGAGTGGTGTCGCAGGCGGAAGGGCATCCCGGCGACGGTCGCTGGGACGCCGCGGCGCTGACTCGCCTCCGCGGGCAGATCGGCGCACGGCTCCGCGCGGAGGTGCCCGAGGCCATCGTCGCCGCGGGGGCGGCGCACCTCGTGGGCACGGCCGGCACCGTCTCCACGCTGGCCGCGCTGGACCTCGGCCTGGTCGAGTACGACGTCGAGCGCGTGCAGGGGCACCGGCTCACGCGCGCGGCCATCGAGGCGATCCTGGCGCGGCTCGCCGCCCTGACCAACGCGGCGCGCGGCGGGCTGCCCTGCCTCGAGCCGGGCCGCGCGGACGTCATCGTGCCCGGCATCGCGATCTGCCTGGGCGCGATGGCGCGGATCGGGTTCGACGTGCTCACGGTGAGCGATCACGGCCTCCGCGAGGGAATCCTGTGTGAGATACTGCCGCACGATTCCCCGCCATGA
- a CDS encoding GAF domain-containing protein: MTEDPTTAGGRPPHTAPESISEIGRALEGLRDRIRRLEIGEASATGEPDPSGEVVLGVDPQALAATQEILTVPTSGLSPAEVFGLVMDRAARLLDADRAMLFVLDPERAALVPTAARGFRRDDLGGLSVPPGEGVIGRAFVEGRALAYRRTAESAPRDPFVARFPVRDALVVPVRADSQVVGVLFAGRRGRGVPFTTEDTILLLVIADRVATALTHQRLVDRAADHLARLRELGAFSGQAVVDRDLTEVLARACEVGGRLLDVRVAAIGLSGVDGRLRLAAASGLPQDSATQWSAHREHGLARDVYAAARPLAVRDLHARAGEAEAFLGALGLRAALLVPLAVHDRTVGVLYLADPRPRDFAPDEVEAAQVLATLAALAVENARLYGDVRGALDAVKTAQDRLVQSEKARALGGMAGGIAHEFNNILAIILGKTQLMLARSTDETVREGLGHVEEAAWRAADIVRRLQGFAATRPDDSNGLIDINSLVHDAVTLTRGLWKDEAEARGIRIEVSLDLQDGPAVRGNAAELREAVTNLVLNAIDAMPRGGHLSLSTHPKDNGVELVLTDTGEGMSDDVRGRIFEPFFSTRSPLRTGLGLSVVHGIVGRHRGRIEVESEVERGTCVRVWLPGVGAARPAAAQSPAPAAAAAAPPAREAPAARPAASAARAGGPARVLVLEDEQQIRETLVDALTRAGHRVEAAADGLTGLARFQGGEFDIVLTDLSLPERSGLDVARAVKRMRPGIPVVLITGWGHLLDPALLAQSGVDLTLVKPFRLERVLAILDDALRLRRPV, translated from the coding sequence ATGACCGAGGACCCGACGACCGCGGGCGGCCGCCCGCCCCATACCGCTCCCGAGTCCATCAGCGAGATCGGCCGGGCGCTCGAGGGCCTGCGCGATCGCATCCGGCGCCTGGAGATCGGGGAGGCGTCGGCGACGGGCGAGCCCGATCCGTCGGGCGAGGTGGTCCTGGGAGTCGACCCCCAGGCCCTGGCCGCCACCCAGGAGATCCTCACCGTGCCCACCTCGGGGCTGTCACCCGCCGAGGTGTTCGGTCTCGTGATGGACCGCGCGGCGCGGCTTCTCGACGCCGACCGCGCCATGCTCTTCGTGCTCGATCCGGAGCGTGCCGCGCTCGTGCCGACCGCGGCGCGCGGCTTCCGGCGCGACGACCTCGGGGGGCTGAGCGTTCCGCCCGGCGAAGGCGTGATCGGCCGCGCCTTCGTCGAAGGCCGGGCGCTCGCCTACCGCCGCACCGCAGAGTCGGCCCCGCGCGATCCCTTCGTCGCGCGCTTCCCCGTTCGCGATGCCCTCGTGGTGCCGGTGCGGGCCGACTCTCAGGTCGTCGGCGTGCTGTTCGCGGGCCGGCGGGGGCGGGGGGTGCCCTTCACCACCGAGGACACCATCCTGCTCCTGGTGATCGCCGATCGCGTGGCCACCGCGCTGACGCATCAGCGGCTCGTCGACCGGGCGGCCGATCACCTCGCGCGCCTGCGCGAGCTCGGGGCTTTTTCGGGCCAGGCCGTGGTCGACCGCGACCTCACCGAGGTCCTCGCGCGCGCGTGCGAGGTGGGCGGCCGCCTCCTCGACGTTCGCGTGGCCGCGATCGGACTGTCGGGAGTCGACGGACGGTTGCGGCTCGCCGCGGCCTCCGGCCTGCCGCAGGACAGCGCCACGCAGTGGTCGGCACATCGCGAGCACGGGCTGGCCCGGGACGTGTACGCGGCGGCGCGACCGCTCGCCGTTCGCGACCTTCACGCGCGAGCCGGCGAGGCCGAGGCGTTCCTCGGAGCGCTGGGGTTGCGCGCGGCGCTGCTCGTGCCTCTGGCCGTCCACGACCGCACCGTGGGCGTGCTCTACCTCGCGGATCCCCGTCCGCGCGACTTCGCGCCCGACGAGGTCGAGGCGGCGCAGGTGCTGGCCACGCTGGCCGCCCTCGCGGTGGAGAATGCGCGACTCTACGGCGACGTGCGGGGCGCGCTCGACGCGGTCAAGACGGCGCAGGACCGGCTCGTCCAGTCCGAGAAGGCCCGCGCGCTGGGCGGCATGGCCGGTGGCATCGCGCACGAGTTCAACAACATCCTCGCCATCATCCTCGGCAAGACGCAGCTCATGCTGGCGCGCTCGACCGACGAGACGGTGCGCGAGGGGCTGGGACACGTCGAGGAGGCGGCGTGGCGGGCCGCCGACATCGTGCGTCGCCTCCAGGGCTTCGCGGCGACGCGCCCGGATGACAGCAACGGGCTGATCGACATCAACAGCCTCGTCCACGACGCGGTGACCCTGACCCGCGGGCTCTGGAAGGACGAGGCGGAGGCGCGCGGAATCCGTATCGAGGTGTCGCTCGACCTGCAGGATGGGCCGGCGGTGCGCGGCAACGCGGCCGAGCTGCGCGAGGCCGTCACCAACCTGGTGCTCAACGCGATCGACGCGATGCCGCGCGGTGGTCACTTGAGCCTCAGCACGCATCCCAAGGACAACGGCGTCGAGCTGGTGCTCACCGACACCGGCGAGGGGATGTCCGACGACGTGCGTGGCCGGATCTTCGAGCCCTTCTTTTCCACGCGCTCCCCGCTACGCACCGGTCTCGGCCTCTCGGTCGTGCACGGCATCGTGGGCCGGCACCGCGGGCGCATCGAGGTCGAGAGCGAGGTGGAGCGCGGGACCTGCGTGCGGGTCTGGCTTCCCGGCGTCGGCGCCGCTCGGCCCGCCGCGGCCCAGAGCCCCGCCCCGGCGGCGGCCGCCGCGGCGCCGCCGGCACGCGAGGCGCCGGCCGCACGGCCGGCCGCCTCCGCCGCGCGCGCGGGAGGCCCGGCGCGCGTGCTCGTGCTCGAGGACGAGCAGCAGATCCGCGAGACGCTGGTGGACGCGCTCACCCGCGCGGGGCATCGCGTGGAGGCCGCCGCCGACGGGCTCACGGGGCTGGCGCGCTTCCAGGGGGGCGAGTTCGACATCGTCCTCACCGACCTCTCGCTGCCCGAGCGCTCCGGCCTCGACGTGGCGCGCGCGGTGAAGCGGATGCGCCCGGGCATCCCGGTGGTGCTGATCACGGGTTGGGGGCATCTGCTCGATCCGGCCTTGCTCGCGCAGAGCGGCGTCGATCTGACCCTCGTCAAGCCCTTCCGTCTCGAGCGAGTGCTCGCGATCCTCGACGACGCGCTTCGCCTCCGCCGCCCCGTCTGA
- a CDS encoding cytochrome c, with protein MSRACGRRVLSAAILAGLLGGASGAWAQGAWEAPVAEKTKKNPVAGGAKAVDAGKKVAQVNCVLCHGESGKGNGPGSAALNPKPADWTSKRVQDESDGELFWKISNGRGPMPSWKHLPETDRWSVVHYIRSLKSK; from the coding sequence ATGTCGAGAGCGTGCGGGCGCCGAGTGCTCAGCGCGGCGATCCTCGCCGGTTTGCTCGGTGGGGCGAGCGGGGCGTGGGCGCAGGGTGCATGGGAAGCGCCGGTGGCCGAGAAGACGAAGAAGAATCCCGTGGCCGGCGGCGCCAAGGCCGTCGACGCGGGCAAGAAGGTCGCGCAGGTGAACTGCGTCCTCTGCCACGGCGAGTCCGGCAAGGGCAATGGGCCAGGCTCGGCCGCGCTGAATCCGAAGCCCGCAGACTGGACCTCGAAGCGGGTGCAGGACGAGAGCGACGGCGAGCTGTTCTGGAAGATCTCCAATGGCCGGGGCCCGATGCCGTCCTGGAAGCATCTTCCCGAGACCGATCGCTGGTCGGTCGTCCACTACATCCGCTCGCTGAAGAGCAAGTAA